The following proteins are co-located in the Candidatus Aminicenantes bacterium genome:
- a CDS encoding AbrB/MazE/SpoVT family DNA-binding domain-containing protein: METIVITSKGQIVIPAKIRRRLNIKKGTRLHVEERDHEIVLKPLDAEYFKKVSGILSTKGKLSKLLLEERKLEKEREG, translated from the coding sequence ATGGAAACCATTGTTATTACGTCAAAAGGTCAGATCGTCATTCCAGCCAAGATCCGCCGCCGGTTGAACATCAAGAAGGGAACCAGGCTGCATGTGGAGGAGCGTGACCATGAGATCGTGCTCAAACCGTTAGATGCCGAATATTTCAAAAAAGTCTCCGGAATTCTGTCGACAAAAGGGAAGCTATCCAAGTTGCTGCTCGAGGAACGGAAGCTGGAGAAAGAGCGGGAAGGTTGA